A stretch of Natronospira bacteriovora DNA encodes these proteins:
- a CDS encoding pyridoxal phosphate-dependent decarboxylase family protein, with the protein MEYPAQKPASDLEAFLSPFFLGAYGENDELFEKLILEFFRDHVYWRRNLHPEDAPPIPTRVLHSEEYLDFVDRTKTELHRLTARLKTSAPFFNPRYIGHMASDLLLPGLIAHLVTTLYNPNNVTEEAAPATVRLELAAGRQLAQMMGFNTQPGSHPCAWGHLTSGGTVANYEGLWNLRAAKYYPLAAREILPELDVDPAAVTRRPLSLDDPDPWPWFNLDVDAVIRLRQAVAEALSGQPAERRQALSDRLEQARIEHLGPMDFHSRHAGLKPPVVMVPLTAHYSWKKAMKLMGFGSAQLVSVPVTDRMRLDPQALDRQLAELKAEGRAVLAVVGVLGTTEYGTIDPIDDIVALRQKWRKQGLDFGIHLDAAWGGYMATLFRQPGGGLRQREEVAAQFRYFPSSDVHQAFAAIRHVDTVTVDPHKLGYLPFGVGAFIARNREITALLGESAAYVFDEADEKADTDTLLRNLGRYIMEGSKPGSMAAATYVTHQVFPLDYKHFGRLTEVTVRNTEYLYDRLHETAERLKGKVRLVLPFEPDSNLICIAVNPEGNHSVPAMNRYARRIYEELRVVPDQPPQMREYFGSRTNVFHHALSEEARATLTDRLGLDAATFTAEADGERSSNYIFLLRHTLMNPWLCSTSEGMNYLDRYCRYLERLLLSRL; encoded by the coding sequence GTGGAATATCCGGCACAGAAACCCGCAAGCGATCTGGAAGCGTTTCTCAGTCCCTTCTTTCTCGGTGCTTACGGCGAGAATGATGAGCTGTTCGAAAAGCTGATCCTGGAATTCTTCCGTGACCATGTGTACTGGCGCCGGAACCTGCATCCGGAGGATGCCCCGCCCATCCCGACCCGGGTGCTGCATTCCGAGGAGTATCTGGATTTCGTTGATCGCACCAAGACCGAGCTGCATCGTCTTACGGCACGCCTGAAGACGTCCGCGCCCTTCTTCAACCCGCGCTACATCGGTCACATGGCGTCCGACCTGCTGCTGCCAGGCCTGATTGCCCACCTGGTCACCACCCTCTACAACCCCAACAACGTCACCGAGGAAGCGGCACCCGCCACGGTGCGGCTGGAACTGGCGGCGGGGCGCCAGCTGGCGCAGATGATGGGTTTCAACACCCAGCCCGGCAGCCATCCCTGTGCCTGGGGGCACCTGACCTCCGGTGGCACGGTGGCCAATTACGAGGGGCTCTGGAACCTGCGCGCCGCCAAGTACTACCCCCTGGCCGCGCGGGAGATCCTGCCCGAACTGGACGTGGACCCCGCGGCTGTGACCCGGCGCCCCCTGTCCCTGGATGATCCCGATCCCTGGCCCTGGTTCAATCTGGACGTGGATGCCGTGATCCGGCTTCGACAGGCCGTGGCCGAGGCCCTGAGCGGGCAGCCCGCGGAGCGCCGTCAGGCCCTGTCGGATCGCCTGGAGCAGGCACGTATCGAGCACCTGGGGCCGATGGATTTCCACAGCCGCCATGCCGGGCTCAAGCCGCCGGTGGTCATGGTGCCGCTGACGGCTCACTACAGCTGGAAGAAGGCCATGAAGCTGATGGGCTTCGGCTCCGCCCAGCTGGTTTCGGTGCCGGTCACCGATCGCATGCGCCTGGATCCCCAGGCCCTGGATCGTCAGCTGGCCGAGCTCAAGGCCGAGGGCAGGGCGGTACTGGCCGTGGTGGGGGTTCTGGGAACCACCGAATACGGCACCATCGACCCCATCGACGACATCGTTGCCCTGCGCCAGAAGTGGCGCAAGCAGGGGCTGGATTTCGGCATTCACCTGGACGCGGCCTGGGGTGGTTACATGGCCACCCTGTTCCGCCAGCCCGGCGGCGGGCTGCGACAGCGCGAGGAGGTGGCCGCCCAGTTCCGCTACTTCCCCTCCAGCGACGTCCACCAGGCCTTTGCCGCCATTCGTCATGTGGATACCGTCACGGTGGATCCCCACAAGCTGGGTTATCTGCCCTTTGGTGTGGGCGCCTTCATCGCCCGCAACCGGGAAATCACCGCCCTGCTGGGTGAGTCAGCCGCCTATGTATTCGACGAGGCGGATGAGAAGGCCGATACCGATACCCTGCTGCGCAATCTGGGCCGCTACATCATGGAAGGTTCCAAACCCGGTTCCATGGCTGCCGCCACCTATGTCACGCACCAGGTGTTTCCCCTGGACTACAAGCACTTCGGCCGCCTCACCGAAGTCACCGTGCGCAATACCGAGTACCTCTATGACCGCCTGCATGAAACCGCCGAGCGCCTGAAGGGCAAGGTGCGGCTGGTGCTGCCCTTCGAACCGGACAGCAACCTCATCTGCATTGCCGTCAACCCGGAAGGCAATCACAGTGTCCCGGCCATGAACCGCTATGCCCGGCGAATTTACGAGGAACTGCGGGTGGTGCCCGACCAGCCGCCCCAGATGCGCGAATACTTCGGTTCCCGCACCAATGTCTTCCACCACGCCCTGAGTGAGGAAGCCCGGGCCACCCTGACCGATCGTCTGGGTCTGGATGCGGCCACCTTCACGGCTGAAGCAGACGGGGAGCGCAGCAGCAACTACATCTTCCTGCTGCGCCACACCCTGATGAATCCCTGGTTGTGCAGCACGTCGGAGGGCATGAATTACCTGGATCGCTATTGCCGCTACCTGGAACGGCTGCTGCTCTCCCGCCTTTAG
- a CDS encoding TlpA disulfide reductase family protein, whose protein sequence is MDAVSLGPLVLPLDRLLVLLVAGSLMLSAWLLQRRAPRLNDWVTWSLIAAIVGGRLLHVGMNAGLYLDAPWQALYLWRDGYSLWGAVLGLLAVTTWYLSRRQLALRWVAAAATPALLLAVVGVITLQMIRPQGIELEGQALQRLDSEPVLLTELQGEAKTGVFLWATWCGVCRQMMPDVIEAARREPDSRWLLVNLGESPRTVHDYRQQHEQHGPLPDNLEWLLDPRSRLLDDWQALGVPTTVLFDADGRQQDRFMGQRALSRLLAD, encoded by the coding sequence ATGGACGCTGTCAGTCTTGGCCCCCTGGTCCTGCCCCTGGATCGCCTGCTGGTGCTGCTGGTGGCCGGCAGCCTGATGCTGTCGGCCTGGTTGCTGCAGCGGCGTGCACCACGCCTGAATGACTGGGTCACCTGGTCATTGATTGCCGCCATCGTCGGGGGTCGCCTGCTGCATGTGGGCATGAATGCCGGCCTGTATCTGGATGCGCCCTGGCAAGCGCTCTACCTCTGGCGCGACGGCTATTCCCTCTGGGGTGCGGTGCTCGGTCTGCTGGCGGTGACCACCTGGTACCTGTCGCGACGACAACTGGCCCTGCGCTGGGTCGCCGCCGCCGCGACGCCGGCCCTGTTGCTGGCGGTGGTCGGCGTGATCACCCTTCAGATGATCCGTCCACAGGGGATCGAGCTGGAAGGGCAGGCCTTGCAGCGCCTGGACAGCGAGCCGGTGCTGCTGACAGAGCTGCAGGGCGAGGCGAAGACCGGGGTGTTCCTCTGGGCCACCTGGTGTGGGGTCTGCCGCCAGATGATGCCGGATGTGATCGAGGCGGCGAGACGCGAACCCGACAGCCGCTGGCTGTTGGTGAACCTGGGGGAATCACCCCGAACCGTGCACGACTACCGGCAGCAGCATGAACAGCACGGCCCCTTGCCGGACAACCTGGAGTGGCTGCTCGATCCCCGCAGCCGCCTGCTGGACGACTGGCAGGCTCTGGGCGTGCCCACCACGGTGCTGTTTGATGCCGACGGCCGGCAGCAGGATCGTTTCATGGGGCAGCGGGCCCTGTCGCGACTGTTGGCCGATTGA
- a CDS encoding NADPH-dependent 2,4-dienoyl-CoA reductase produces the protein MSSEQYPNLLKPLDLGFTTLPNRVLMGSMHTGLEDRVWHWDRLTAYFVERARGGAGLMVTGGIAPNRRGCLAPFASKLTNRLELPRHRKLTRAVHEAGGRICMQILHAGRYAYHPFSVAPSAIRSPITPFKPKALSSRGVEKQIRDFVRCARLARAGGYDGIEIMGSEGYFINQFLVPRTNTREDEWGGDFANRMRLPVEIVRRTREAVGEDFIIIYRLSMLDMLGDGNSWDEVVALGKAIEEAGATIINTGIGWHETRIPTIATMVPRAAFTWVTRKMREAVSIPLVTTNRINMPETAEKVLADGDADMVSMARPFLADPEWVNKAAEARPDEINTCIACNQACLDHVFEQKVASCLVNPRAGHETEVVIRPASEKKRIAVVGAGPAGLAAATTAARRGHAVTLFESAERIGGQFNMAKCIPGKEEFHETLRYFSRQIELTGVDLRLGHRASAEELARGYDEVILATGVTPRDPGIPGQDHSSVLSYLDVLLHNKPVGQRVAVIGAGGIGFDVSEFLVHPDPESGPDRDHFFREWGVDMSLERRGGVAGMKARFDEPARQVWMFQRKASKPGKNLGKTTGWIHRLSLRHYGVKMVAGVRYDRIDDEGLHYTVNEEPQVLKVDNVILCAGQLTQRELHGPLTEAGVSTHLIGGANLAAELDAKRAIDEGTRLAARL, from the coding sequence GTGAGCAGCGAACAGTACCCCAATCTCCTCAAGCCCCTGGATCTCGGTTTTACCACCCTGCCCAATCGTGTGCTCATGGGCTCCATGCACACCGGCCTGGAAGACCGGGTCTGGCACTGGGATCGACTGACGGCTTATTTCGTGGAGCGAGCCAGGGGCGGTGCCGGCCTGATGGTGACCGGCGGCATTGCGCCCAACCGCCGTGGCTGCCTGGCGCCTTTCGCCTCCAAGCTCACGAATCGCCTGGAGCTGCCGCGCCATCGCAAGCTCACCCGTGCCGTGCATGAAGCCGGGGGGCGCATCTGCATGCAGATCCTGCATGCCGGGCGCTATGCCTATCATCCCTTTTCGGTGGCCCCATCGGCCATCCGTTCGCCCATTACGCCGTTCAAGCCCAAGGCCCTCAGCAGCCGCGGCGTGGAAAAACAGATCCGTGATTTCGTCCGCTGCGCACGCCTGGCCAGGGCCGGCGGCTACGACGGCATCGAGATCATGGGTTCGGAAGGCTATTTCATCAATCAGTTCCTGGTGCCGCGCACCAACACCCGCGAGGACGAGTGGGGCGGCGATTTCGCCAATCGCATGCGTCTGCCGGTGGAGATCGTTCGCCGCACCCGCGAAGCGGTGGGTGAGGACTTCATCATCATCTATCGCCTGTCCATGCTCGACATGCTGGGTGATGGCAACAGCTGGGATGAAGTGGTTGCTCTGGGCAAGGCCATCGAAGAGGCCGGAGCCACCATCATCAACACCGGCATTGGATGGCATGAAACCCGCATTCCCACCATTGCCACCATGGTGCCCCGGGCGGCCTTTACCTGGGTCACCCGCAAGATGCGGGAGGCCGTGTCCATTCCCCTTGTGACCACCAACCGCATCAACATGCCGGAAACAGCGGAGAAGGTGCTGGCGGATGGTGATGCCGACATGGTCTCCATGGCCCGGCCCTTTCTCGCCGACCCGGAGTGGGTCAACAAGGCGGCCGAAGCGCGCCCGGACGAAATCAATACCTGCATCGCCTGCAACCAGGCCTGCCTGGATCACGTCTTCGAGCAGAAGGTGGCGTCCTGCCTGGTCAACCCCCGTGCCGGCCATGAAACCGAAGTGGTGATCAGGCCGGCCAGTGAAAAGAAACGCATCGCCGTTGTGGGCGCCGGGCCGGCCGGCCTGGCGGCGGCCACCACCGCCGCCCGTCGGGGTCACGCGGTGACGCTGTTTGAATCGGCCGAGCGCATTGGCGGGCAGTTCAACATGGCCAAGTGCATCCCCGGCAAGGAAGAATTCCACGAGACCCTGCGCTACTTCAGTCGCCAGATCGAGCTGACCGGCGTGGATCTTCGCCTGGGCCATCGTGCGTCGGCGGAGGAGCTGGCCCGGGGTTATGACGAAGTGATCCTGGCAACCGGCGTGACACCGCGTGATCCCGGCATTCCCGGTCAGGATCACTCGAGTGTGTTGAGTTATCTTGATGTGCTGTTGCACAACAAGCCGGTGGGTCAGCGCGTGGCGGTAATCGGTGCCGGTGGCATCGGTTTCGACGTGTCGGAATTTCTGGTCCATCCCGATCCCGAATCCGGCCCGGATCGCGATCACTTCTTCCGGGAGTGGGGCGTGGACATGAGCCTGGAGCGGCGGGGTGGCGTGGCCGGCATGAAGGCACGCTTCGACGAGCCGGCCCGCCAGGTCTGGATGTTCCAGCGCAAGGCCAGCAAGCCGGGCAAGAACCTGGGCAAGACCACCGGCTGGATCCACCGCCTATCCCTGCGGCATTACGGTGTGAAGATGGTCGCCGGTGTTCGCTACGACCGGATTGACGATGAAGGCCTGCACTACACCGTCAATGAAGAGCCACAGGTGCTGAAAGTGGACAATGTGATTCTCTGCGCCGGCCAGCTCACCCAGCGCGAACTGCATGGGCCGCTGACGGAAGCGGGCGTGTCCACCCACCTCATCGGCGGCGCCAACCTGGCCGCCGAACTGGATGCCAAACGCGCCATCGACGAAGGCACCCGCCTCGCCGCCCGGCTTTAG
- a CDS encoding DEAD/DEAH box helicase — translation MNFSDFGLSAALTRAIQEQGYDTPTPVQAQAIPAILAGGDVMAAAQTGTGKTAGFTLPLLERLMAEPPKGGRRTVRALILTPTRELAAQVQQSVHTYGKHLPLKSATIYGGVGMNPQIQTLRRGVDILVATPGRLLDHLRQGNADLSRVETLILDEADRMLDMGFIHDIRQIIRTLPEQRQTLLFSATFSSEIRKLAGGMLKTPTQIEVAARNTAAERVEQRVHPVSRGDKRAVLSHLISDGNWRQVLVFTRTKHGADRLVKQLDEDGLSAVAIHGNKTQAARGRALRQFKQGSVRILVATDIAARGIDIDHLPHVVNFELPNVPEDYVHRIGRTGRAGREGVAVSLVCVDENKLLHGIEKLLGNRIESQVVEGFEPDPSERPQPIFKKPGARRRPGGHRHNDNKSERPKHARSRKPRPAGGNRKRRPSASARPSRKS, via the coding sequence ATGAATTTTTCTGATTTCGGCCTTTCGGCCGCGCTGACCCGTGCCATTCAGGAACAGGGTTACGATACCCCTACGCCCGTTCAGGCCCAGGCCATTCCCGCCATTCTCGCCGGCGGTGATGTCATGGCCGCCGCCCAGACGGGTACCGGCAAGACCGCCGGTTTCACCCTGCCCCTGCTGGAACGGCTCATGGCCGAACCGCCCAAGGGTGGCCGCCGCACCGTGCGTGCCCTGATCCTGACGCCCACTCGTGAGCTGGCGGCGCAGGTTCAGCAGAGTGTGCACACCTACGGCAAGCATCTGCCCCTGAAGTCCGCCACCATTTACGGCGGGGTGGGCATGAACCCGCAGATCCAGACCCTGCGCCGTGGCGTGGACATTCTGGTGGCCACCCCCGGTCGTCTGCTGGATCATCTGCGCCAGGGCAATGCCGACCTGTCCCGGGTCGAGACCCTGATCCTGGATGAAGCCGACCGCATGCTGGACATGGGCTTCATTCACGACATCCGCCAGATCATCCGCACGCTGCCCGAGCAGCGTCAGACCCTGCTGTTCTCGGCCACCTTCTCCAGCGAGATTCGCAAGCTGGCCGGCGGCATGCTGAAAACGCCGACCCAGATCGAAGTGGCGGCTCGCAACACCGCGGCCGAACGCGTGGAACAGCGTGTGCATCCGGTCAGTCGCGGCGACAAGCGTGCCGTCCTGAGCCATCTCATCTCCGATGGCAACTGGCGTCAGGTGCTGGTGTTCACCCGCACCAAGCACGGTGCCGATCGCCTGGTGAAGCAGCTGGACGAAGACGGACTGTCCGCCGTGGCCATTCATGGCAACAAGACCCAGGCGGCGCGTGGTCGCGCCCTTCGCCAGTTCAAGCAGGGCTCGGTTCGCATCCTGGTGGCGACGGACATCGCGGCCCGTGGCATCGACATCGATCATCTGCCCCATGTGGTCAATTTCGAGCTTCCCAACGTCCCGGAAGACTACGTGCACCGCATCGGGCGTACCGGTCGTGCCGGACGTGAAGGTGTCGCTGTTTCGCTGGTCTGCGTGGATGAGAACAAGCTGCTGCACGGCATTGAGAAGCTGCTGGGCAACCGCATCGAGAGCCAGGTGGTCGAGGGTTTTGAACCCGACCCGAGTGAACGTCCGCAGCCGATCTTCAAGAAGCCGGGTGCCCGTCGCCGTCCGGGTGGTCACCGCCACAACGACAACAAGTCGGAGCGGCCCAAGCACGCCCGTTCGCGCAAGCCGCGTCCGGCCGGTGGTAACCGCAAGCGCCGTCCTTCGGCGTCGGCCAGGCCGTCGCGCAAGAGCTGA
- a CDS encoding DUF4168 domain-containing protein: MTIRKTLIAFAATAFVASPLAMAQGQPPQQQQQQQQAQPMPQEQEAPEVSDAQVEAFVDAYVAVNEVREEYTERLQNAADQEQAQQLQQEANEEMTAAINDSGMDVEEYQEVAMAVNADADVREQVTEMLEERGAL, from the coding sequence ATGACTATTCGCAAGACGCTGATCGCATTTGCCGCTACCGCTTTCGTGGCCTCCCCCCTGGCCATGGCCCAGGGCCAACCTCCGCAGCAGCAGCAACAGCAGCAGCAGGCCCAGCCGATGCCCCAGGAACAGGAGGCTCCGGAAGTCAGCGACGCACAGGTTGAAGCCTTCGTCGATGCCTATGTGGCGGTGAACGAGGTGCGCGAAGAGTACACCGAGCGACTGCAGAATGCGGCTGATCAGGAACAAGCCCAGCAGCTGCAGCAGGAAGCGAACGAGGAAATGACCGCGGCCATCAACGACAGCGGCATGGATGTCGAGGAGTATCAGGAAGTGGCCATGGCCGTGAACGCGGATGCCGACGTTCGCGAACAGGTCACCGAGATGCTTGAAGAGCGTGGTGCCTTGTAA
- a CDS encoding serine aminopeptidase domain-containing protein has translation MRLIGLIAACSVFSACMIAPPTDNPMPVEYAQTEKSADTLVVFLPGRFSREDEFGANGFFDLAREAGLDSVAADAHFGYYREQSITDRLHEDVIQPAIEQGYEHIWIAGISMGGMGAVLYVDDYPDQVRGVILFAPYTGGRAMVRAVDEAGGLSQWTGETEAGEVHERRTWRRLQAMSRKDPAPVILAYGLSDRFMKPNTLLARSLPEDQVFTIEGGHNWAAWRPLWEMILADDLPQRLSTLETTVSK, from the coding sequence ATGCGACTGATCGGCCTGATTGCCGCTTGCAGCGTGTTTTCTGCCTGCATGATCGCCCCGCCTACCGATAACCCCATGCCCGTGGAGTACGCACAGACCGAAAAGAGCGCTGATACGCTGGTCGTGTTCCTGCCCGGTCGCTTCTCTCGCGAGGACGAATTTGGTGCCAACGGTTTCTTCGACCTGGCCCGCGAGGCCGGACTGGATTCGGTCGCCGCCGATGCCCACTTCGGCTATTACCGGGAACAGAGCATTACGGATCGCCTGCATGAGGATGTGATTCAGCCGGCCATTGAGCAGGGTTACGAGCATATCTGGATTGCCGGCATCTCCATGGGCGGCATGGGGGCGGTGCTGTATGTGGACGATTATCCGGATCAGGTGCGTGGGGTCATTCTGTTCGCGCCCTATACCGGAGGCCGAGCGATGGTACGGGCCGTGGATGAGGCCGGCGGCTTGAGCCAGTGGACCGGGGAGACGGAAGCCGGTGAAGTACACGAGCGCCGGACCTGGCGCCGCCTGCAGGCCATGAGCCGGAAAGACCCGGCACCGGTCATTCTCGCCTACGGCCTCAGTGACCGCTTCATGAAGCCCAACACGCTGCTTGCCCGGAGCCTCCCGGAAGATCAGGTCTTCACGATTGAAGGTGGGCACAACTGGGCGGCGTGGCGACCGCTGTGGGAAATGATTCTGGCGGACGACCTGCCACAACGCCTGTCGACCCTGGAAACCACTGTTTCCAAATAG
- the hrpB gene encoding ATP-dependent helicase HrpB: MPDAPINSLLPELRETLRAGNTVILEAPPGAGKTTAVPPALLDADWLGGRRILLLEPRRLAARAAARYMASQMGEAAGQTVGYRTRLDSRVSAATRIEVVTEGILTRLLQADPELPAYGAILFDEFHERSLQADLGLALARETQQALRPDLRLLVMSATLDTSGIATLLRDAPVIRSEGRSFPVETRYAGSPARGDLLTYCARTIHQALTHESGSLLVFLPGVGEIRRLQGLLTGTLPKDVLLTPLYGQLPPEEQDRAIQPAADGVRKVVLSTAIAESSLTIDGIRVVVDAGLERAPRFDAASGMSRLQTRRVSKASADQRRGRAGRTQAGVCYRLWGESEQAGLAAHSPPEIREADLAPLVLELAQWGVSDPGELLWLDAPPAAHWQQALDLLQQLEAIEAEGRITAHGQAMLPLGLHPRLAHMILRARESGLGQLAAELAALLEERDLLDARAGSDVETRLQLLRGETREAGLSRKRLDAIRRQARKLQTGDGQGGEAHQAGRLLALAFPDRIARRRPGQRPRYQLSGGRGAWLAEDDPLSQQEWLVAASLDGEAREARIFLAATVSLPELEEALPHHFSEHEQVGWDDRRGTVTAQRERRLGAIVVASQPLAKPAPEHIQAGLVQAIRERGLAALPWSDMAIQYRARMGLLHKHEPEQWPAVDDASLEENLENWLGPYLAGMERWRDLDARLLLQALKGMLDHGRQTRLEALAPERLAVPSGHSPRLDYTAEQGPVLAVKLQALFGLKATPRILDGRLSVVCHLLSPAGRPLAVTSDLASFWQQAYPEVRKDMRGRYPKHPWPEDPLSATPSMRSKRRS, from the coding sequence ATGCCCGATGCCCCCATCAACAGCCTGCTGCCGGAGTTGCGGGAAACGCTCCGTGCCGGCAACACGGTGATCCTCGAGGCACCACCCGGTGCCGGCAAGACCACCGCTGTTCCACCGGCGCTGCTGGACGCGGACTGGCTTGGCGGGCGCAGGATACTGCTGCTGGAGCCACGACGACTGGCGGCACGGGCAGCGGCACGGTACATGGCCTCGCAAATGGGCGAGGCGGCCGGGCAGACCGTGGGCTACCGCACACGTCTGGACAGCCGGGTATCCGCGGCCACCCGCATCGAAGTCGTGACCGAGGGCATTCTCACGCGCCTGCTGCAGGCCGACCCGGAACTGCCGGCCTATGGGGCCATCCTCTTCGATGAATTCCACGAGCGCTCCCTGCAGGCGGATCTGGGCCTGGCCCTGGCCCGGGAAACCCAGCAGGCCCTTAGGCCGGATCTTCGGCTGCTGGTCATGTCCGCCACCCTGGATACCTCGGGCATTGCCACCTTGCTGAGGGATGCGCCGGTGATTCGCAGCGAGGGGCGAAGCTTTCCCGTGGAGACCCGCTATGCCGGATCACCCGCCAGGGGCGATCTGCTGACTTACTGCGCCCGCACCATCCACCAGGCCCTGACCCATGAAAGCGGCTCACTGCTGGTCTTCCTCCCCGGCGTGGGCGAGATTCGTCGTCTGCAGGGCTTGCTGACCGGGACACTGCCGAAGGATGTCCTGCTGACGCCGCTCTACGGCCAGCTCCCGCCGGAGGAACAGGACCGGGCCATCCAGCCGGCGGCGGACGGCGTTCGGAAAGTGGTGCTGTCCACGGCCATTGCCGAATCCAGTCTGACCATTGATGGCATCCGCGTGGTGGTGGATGCGGGCCTGGAGCGGGCCCCGCGTTTTGATGCCGCCAGTGGCATGAGCCGGCTGCAGACCCGGCGGGTATCGAAAGCCTCCGCCGATCAGCGCCGGGGGCGTGCCGGCCGCACCCAGGCCGGGGTCTGCTATCGCCTGTGGGGGGAAAGTGAACAGGCTGGCCTGGCCGCGCACAGCCCCCCGGAAATACGGGAAGCGGACCTCGCCCCCCTGGTTCTGGAGCTGGCGCAATGGGGTGTCAGTGACCCTGGGGAACTGCTATGGCTGGATGCGCCACCCGCCGCCCACTGGCAACAGGCCCTGGATCTGCTGCAACAGCTGGAGGCCATCGAAGCCGAGGGCCGCATTACCGCACATGGACAGGCCATGCTGCCCCTGGGCCTGCATCCGCGCCTGGCCCACATGATCCTGAGGGCCAGGGAATCCGGGCTGGGGCAACTGGCCGCTGAGCTGGCCGCGCTGCTGGAAGAGCGGGATCTGCTGGATGCCCGTGCCGGCAGCGATGTGGAAACCCGGCTGCAATTGCTGCGGGGTGAGACCCGAGAGGCGGGTCTGTCCCGGAAACGCCTGGATGCCATCCGGCGCCAGGCGAGGAAGCTTCAGACCGGGGACGGTCAGGGCGGCGAAGCGCATCAGGCAGGGCGCCTGCTGGCTCTGGCCTTTCCCGATCGCATTGCGCGTCGCCGCCCCGGGCAACGGCCCCGCTACCAGCTCAGTGGCGGGCGCGGGGCCTGGCTGGCGGAAGATGATCCCCTGTCGCAGCAGGAGTGGCTGGTGGCCGCCAGTCTGGATGGCGAGGCGCGGGAGGCCCGTATCTTCCTGGCCGCGACGGTTTCCCTGCCGGAGCTGGAAGAGGCGCTCCCCCATCATTTCAGTGAGCATGAACAGGTGGGCTGGGATGATCGCCGCGGCACGGTGACCGCCCAGAGGGAACGGCGGCTCGGCGCCATTGTGGTTGCCAGCCAGCCGCTGGCGAAGCCGGCGCCGGAACACATCCAGGCCGGTCTTGTCCAGGCCATCAGGGAACGCGGCCTGGCCGCCCTGCCCTGGTCGGATATGGCCATCCAGTACCGGGCCAGGATGGGGTTGCTGCACAAGCACGAGCCGGAGCAATGGCCGGCGGTGGACGATGCCAGTCTGGAAGAGAATCTGGAGAACTGGCTCGGCCCCTATCTGGCCGGCATGGAACGCTGGCGGGACCTGGATGCGCGCCTGCTGCTGCAGGCCCTGAAGGGCATGCTCGACCATGGCCGGCAGACACGCCTGGAGGCACTGGCACCGGAACGTCTGGCGGTGCCCAGCGGCCACTCACCCCGCCTGGACTACACGGCCGAACAGGGGCCGGTGCTGGCCGTGAAGCTGCAGGCCCTGTTCGGGCTGAAAGCCACGCCGAGGATTCTGGATGGCCGTCTGTCCGTGGTCTGTCATCTGCTCTCCCCGGCCGGACGGCCCCTGGCGGTGACCTCCGACCTGGCCAGTTTCTGGCAGCAGGCCTATCCGGAGGTGCGCAAGGACATGCGCGGTCGCTATCCCAAGCACCCCTGGCCGGAGGATCCCCTGTCAGCCACGCCCAGCATGCGCAGCAAGCGACGCTCCTGA
- the fnr gene encoding fumarate/nitrate reduction transcriptional regulator Fnr, whose translation MSSATGQARELDLRELKRVCSNCSLKELCVPMGLNRGEVERLDKVVEASRSLHNGDHLFRKGDPMRSIYAVRSGTFKSYVINRDGEEQVIGFHLPGELVGLDAIHPDHHQCSVMALDTASACIMPFSQLSELAASIPGLQRQIMRLLSKEISSMVPRAADTTAEERMSGFLLDLSRRLGERGYSTSDLRLSMPRKDVANYLRLATETVSRVLRRFQDEGWIEVDRRDIRIVDSTALKSMVKGDDGEAQ comes from the coding sequence ATGTCTTCTGCGACCGGACAGGCCCGGGAACTGGATCTGCGCGAACTCAAGCGCGTCTGCAGCAATTGTTCCCTCAAGGAGCTGTGTGTGCCCATGGGGCTCAACCGCGGCGAAGTGGAGCGTCTCGACAAGGTCGTTGAAGCTTCACGCAGCCTGCACAATGGCGATCACCTGTTTCGCAAGGGTGACCCCATGCGCAGCATCTACGCCGTGCGTTCCGGTACCTTCAAGAGCTATGTGATCAATCGGGACGGGGAAGAGCAGGTGATCGGCTTTCATCTGCCCGGCGAGCTGGTGGGCCTGGACGCCATCCACCCGGATCACCACCAATGCTCGGTCATGGCGCTGGACACCGCCTCCGCCTGCATCATGCCCTTTTCGCAACTGAGTGAACTGGCCGCCAGCATTCCCGGCCTGCAGCGCCAGATCATGCGTCTGCTCAGCAAGGAGATCAGCAGCATGGTGCCACGCGCGGCCGATACCACGGCCGAGGAGCGCATGTCGGGCTTCCTGCTGGATCTCTCCCGCCGTCTTGGCGAGCGGGGCTATTCCACCTCTGATCTGCGCCTGTCCATGCCGCGCAAGGACGTGGCCAACTACCTGCGGCTGGCCACCGAGACCGTCAGCCGGGTACTGCGGCGTTTCCAGGATGAGGGCTGGATCGAAGTGGATCGACGCGATATCCGGATTGTCGATTCCACCGCATTGAAGTCCATGGTCAAGGGCGATGACGGCGAGGCGCAGTGA